A genomic segment from Alistipes senegalensis JC50 encodes:
- the rplW gene encoding 50S ribosomal protein L23, with the protein MNIIIKPVLTEKMTIQGDKLNRYGFIVDVRANKLQIRNAVEQMYNVVVTDVNTVNYMGKLKSRYTKAGLLEGRANNFKKAIVTLKDGDKIDFYSNI; encoded by the coding sequence ATGAACATTATTATTAAGCCGGTTTTGACCGAAAAAATGACGATTCAGGGCGATAAGTTGAATCGCTACGGTTTTATCGTTGACGTAAGGGCTAACAAGCTGCAGATTCGCAATGCCGTAGAGCAGATGTACAACGTCGTCGTTACGGACGTGAACACCGTGAACTACATGGGCAAACTCAAGAGCCGCTATACCAAGGCAGGTCTTCTGGAGGGTCGCGCCAATAACTTCAAGAAGGCTATCGTCACCTTGAAGGATGGAGACAAGATCGATTTTTACAGTAATATCTAA
- the rplC gene encoding 50S ribosomal protein L3: MSGLIGKKIGMTSVYSAEGKNIPCTVIEAGPCVVTQIKTVEKDAYEAVQVAYDEKSEKHTSSSLLGHFKKAGTTPKRKMAEFKGMPEVALGDTLTVELFSEEDWVDVTGISKGKGFQGVVKRHGFGGVGGQTHGQHNRARKPGSLGASSYPSRVFKGKRLPGRMGGEQVKVLNLRVLKVIPENNLILVKGSIPGAKGAYLTIEK, encoded by the coding sequence ATGTCAGGACTTATTGGAAAGAAAATCGGAATGACTTCCGTTTACAGTGCCGAGGGTAAGAACATACCATGCACTGTCATTGAGGCTGGTCCGTGCGTTGTTACGCAAATCAAAACCGTCGAGAAGGATGCTTACGAGGCGGTTCAGGTTGCCTATGACGAAAAAAGTGAAAAGCACACCAGCAGCAGCTTGTTAGGTCACTTCAAGAAAGCCGGCACCACCCCCAAACGCAAGATGGCGGAGTTCAAGGGGATGCCCGAAGTGGCACTCGGCGACACGCTGACCGTAGAGCTCTTCTCGGAGGAGGACTGGGTTGACGTGACCGGGATCTCGAAAGGAAAAGGCTTCCAGGGCGTCGTGAAACGCCACGGCTTCGGCGGCGTAGGCGGCCAGACCCACGGCCAGCACAACCGTGCGCGCAAGCCGGGTTCGCTGGGTGCGTCGTCCTATCCCTCGCGCGTCTTCAAGGGCAAGCGTCTGCCCGGCCGGATGGGCGGCGAGCAGGTCAAGGTTCTGAACCTGCGTGTATTGAAAGTAATTCCCGAGAACAACCTCATCCTCGTGAAGGGTTCGATTCCGGGAGCCAAAGGTGCTTATTTAACGATTGAAAAGTAG
- the rpsJ gene encoding 30S ribosomal protein S10 translates to MNQKIRIKLKSFDHNLVDKSAEKIVKTVKSTGAVVSGPVPLPTHKQIFTVNRSTFVNKKAREQFQLCTFKRILDIYSSTPKTIDALMKLELPSGVEVEIKV, encoded by the coding sequence ATGAACCAGAAGATTAGAATCAAGTTAAAGTCATTCGATCACAATCTCGTGGACAAGTCGGCCGAGAAGATTGTGAAGACCGTGAAGAGCACGGGCGCCGTCGTGAGCGGCCCGGTGCCCCTTCCCACGCACAAGCAGATTTTTACGGTCAACCGCTCGACTTTCGTCAACAAGAAAGCCCGCGAGCAGTTCCAGCTCTGCACCTTCAAGCGCATCCTCGACATCTACTCATCGACGCCCAAGACGATCGACGCGCTGATGAAGCTCGAACTTCCTTCGGGAGTCGAGGTCGAGATCAAGGTGTGA
- the rpsC gene encoding 30S ribosomal protein S3 codes for MGQKVNPIANRLGIIRGWDSNWFGGKDFSDKLVEDAKIRKYLNVRLAKASISKIIIERTLKLVTVTISTARPGIIIGKGGQEVDKLKEELKKLTGKEIQINIFEVKRPEVDAVIVGQNIARQLEGRVSFRRAVKTAVASTMRMGAEGIKIQVAGRVGGAEMARTETIKEGRIPLHTFRADIDYCLTEALTKVGILGVKVWICQGIVYGQRDLFEIAGASAQAPSGDRGERGDRRGGRGDRGDRRGGRGDRGDRRGGRGDRRNNNQ; via the coding sequence ATGGGACAGAAAGTTAATCCGATAGCAAATCGTCTTGGCATCATCCGCGGTTGGGACTCCAATTGGTTCGGAGGCAAGGATTTCTCCGACAAACTCGTCGAAGACGCCAAGATCCGCAAGTATCTGAATGTCCGTCTGGCTAAGGCGAGCATCTCGAAGATCATCATCGAGCGCACGCTGAAACTCGTGACCGTTACGATTTCGACGGCCCGTCCGGGCATCATCATCGGCAAGGGCGGCCAGGAGGTCGACAAACTGAAGGAGGAGCTGAAGAAGCTCACCGGCAAGGAGATCCAGATCAACATCTTCGAGGTGAAGCGCCCCGAGGTGGACGCCGTGATCGTCGGCCAGAACATCGCCCGCCAGCTGGAGGGCCGCGTATCGTTCCGCCGTGCGGTGAAGACCGCCGTGGCTTCGACCATGCGCATGGGCGCCGAGGGTATCAAGATTCAGGTTGCCGGCCGTGTGGGCGGCGCCGAGATGGCCCGCACCGAGACGATCAAGGAGGGACGCATTCCGTTGCATACGTTCCGCGCAGATATCGACTACTGCCTGACGGAGGCGCTTACCAAGGTGGGCATCCTGGGCGTGAAGGTCTGGATCTGCCAGGGCATCGTCTACGGTCAGCGCGACCTGTTCGAGATCGCAGGCGCTTCGGCACAGGCTCCTTCGGGCGACCGCGGTGAGCGCGGCGACCGCCGCGGAGGACGCGGAGACCGTGGCGACCGTCGCGGGGGACGCGGCGATCGTGGCGACCGCCGCGGAGGACGCGGAGACCGCCGCAACAACAATCAGTAG
- the rpsS gene encoding 30S ribosomal protein S19 → MSRSLKKGPFIDPKLEAKIVAQAEGNKKSVIKTWSRASMISPDFVGQTVAVHNGNKFIPVYVTENMVGHKLGEFAPTRNFRGHAGNKKK, encoded by the coding sequence ATGAGCCGTTCATTAAAAAAAGGACCGTTTATCGACCCCAAGCTCGAGGCGAAGATCGTCGCCCAGGCCGAAGGGAATAAAAAGTCGGTAATCAAAACATGGTCGCGTGCAAGTATGATCTCGCCTGACTTCGTAGGTCAGACGGTAGCCGTCCACAACGGAAACAAGTTCATTCCGGTGTACGTAACTGAGAACATGGTGGGACACAAACTCGGCGAGTTCGCTCCCACCCGCAACTTCCGCGGTCACGCAGGTAACAAGAAAAAATAG
- the rplD gene encoding 50S ribosomal protein L4: MELAVLNTQGKETGRKVVLSDAVFGVEANDHAIYLDVKQYLADQRQGTHKSKQRNEVAGSTRKLKRQKGTGGARAGSIKSPLFPGGGRVFGPQPRDYSFKLNKKLKQLARRSALTYKAQAGAISIVEAISMEAPKTKSVAALAEALKVDDKKVLLVLPESNVNLQLSCRNLTYVKPVLAQNVCTYDVMNASAIVMVEGAENVLNTMLA, translated from the coding sequence ATGGAATTAGCTGTATTGAACACACAAGGAAAAGAGACGGGTCGCAAGGTAGTCCTTTCGGATGCCGTTTTCGGAGTAGAGGCTAATGACCACGCTATCTACCTCGACGTGAAGCAGTACCTCGCCGACCAGCGTCAGGGCACGCACAAGTCGAAGCAACGCAACGAAGTTGCCGGCTCGACCCGCAAACTCAAACGCCAGAAAGGCACCGGAGGTGCGCGTGCGGGCAGCATCAAGTCGCCCCTGTTCCCGGGCGGCGGCCGCGTATTCGGTCCCCAGCCCCGCGATTACAGCTTCAAACTCAACAAGAAGCTCAAGCAGCTGGCTCGCCGCAGCGCGCTGACCTACAAGGCTCAGGCCGGTGCCATCAGCATCGTCGAGGCCATCTCGATGGAGGCTCCCAAGACCAAGTCGGTAGCTGCGCTGGCCGAGGCGCTGAAGGTCGACGACAAGAAGGTTCTGCTCGTTCTTCCGGAATCGAACGTGAACCTGCAGCTGTCGTGCCGCAACCTTACCTACGTGAAGCCCGTGCTGGCTCAGAACGTCTGCACCTACGACGTGATGAACGCATCGGCCATCGTGATGGTGGAGGGCGCCGAGAATGTATTGAATACGATGTTAGCTTAA
- the rpmC gene encoding 50S ribosomal protein L29: protein MKSAEIKDISIKDLQERIETEKAQLGKLKVQHAVSPIENPSIIKKNRRDIARMLTILRQKNAK from the coding sequence ATGAAAAGTGCAGAAATCAAGGATATTTCGATCAAGGACCTGCAGGAACGCATCGAGACCGAAAAGGCCCAGCTCGGGAAGTTGAAGGTGCAGCACGCAGTGTCCCCTATCGAGAACCCGTCGATCATCAAGAAGAACCGCAGAGATATAGCTCGCATGCTGACCATTCTGCGTCAAAAAAACGCCAAATAA
- the leuS gene encoding leucine--tRNA ligase, with translation MEYNFKEIEAKWQSRWRTDKTYKVETDPSRPKFYVLDMFPYPSGAGLHVGHPLGYIASDIYSRYKRLKGFNVLHPMGYDAFGLPAEQYAIQTGQHPAVTTEQNIARYREQLDKIGFSFDWDREVRTCDPGYYKWTQWAFLEMFSHWYDRSKQQARPVAELVAAFEKSGTEGVDAACTTEMRFTAAEWKAKSEPEKEQILQNYRLAFRADTMVNWCPKLGTVLANDEVHDGLSVRGGYPVEQKRMKQWLLRVTAYAQRMLDGLDKLEWSDSLKEIQRNWIGRSEGAQVFFDIEDSAKKLEIFTTRPDTIFGVTFMVIAPEHEWVGELTTPENKAAVEEYIHQTRKRSERERIADTKRVSGVATGSYAINPFTKKAIPIYISDYVLAGYGTGAIMAVPAHDSRDWAFARHFGLKVVPVVEGGDIEKESYDAKSGKLINSDFLDGMDVKEAIRVMFAEVERRGLGKKLVNYRLRDAIFSRQRYWGEPFPIYYKDDTAYPLSEDKLPLELPPIENFGPTEQGEPPLARVKGWATPEGYPYEYSTMPGFAGSSAYYLRYMDPHNDKALVSREADEYWRNVDLYVGGIEHATGHLMYSRFWNMFLYDLGVVCEEEPFKKLVNQGMIQGRSNFVYRIVGTNKFVSLGLKEQYDTQALYVDVNIVRNDILDLDAFRAWRPEYNDAEFILEDGKYVCGWAIEKMSKSFYNVVNPDYIVDNYGADTLRMYEMFLGPLEQSKPWDTNGIDGVHKFLRRFWRLFFDRDGQLCVTDEKATEKELRTLHKTIKKVSEDIENFSFNTSVAAFMICLNELGECSKREVLEPLTVLLAPFAPHIAEELWAALGHAESVCTAAYPTFDEKHLALDAFEYPVSVNGKLRFKKEYAMSMTPAEIQAAVVGEPEAQKWLDGKTPKKIIVVPGKIINIVI, from the coding sequence ATGGAGTACAATTTCAAGGAGATCGAGGCCAAATGGCAAAGCCGCTGGCGGACGGACAAGACCTACAAGGTGGAAACGGACCCCTCGCGGCCCAAATTCTATGTGCTGGACATGTTCCCCTATCCGTCGGGAGCGGGCCTGCACGTCGGGCACCCGCTGGGCTACATCGCCTCGGACATCTACTCGCGCTACAAGCGGCTCAAGGGCTTCAACGTCCTGCACCCGATGGGATACGACGCCTTCGGCCTGCCCGCCGAGCAATACGCCATCCAGACGGGCCAGCACCCGGCCGTGACGACCGAGCAGAACATCGCCCGCTACCGCGAGCAGCTGGACAAGATCGGTTTCTCGTTCGACTGGGACCGCGAGGTGCGCACGTGCGACCCCGGCTACTACAAGTGGACGCAGTGGGCGTTCCTCGAAATGTTCTCCCATTGGTACGACCGTTCGAAGCAGCAGGCGCGACCCGTCGCGGAGCTCGTAGCGGCGTTCGAGAAGAGCGGCACCGAGGGCGTCGATGCGGCCTGCACGACCGAAATGCGCTTCACGGCCGCCGAATGGAAGGCCAAGAGCGAACCCGAAAAGGAGCAGATTCTCCAGAACTACCGGCTGGCGTTCCGCGCCGACACGATGGTCAACTGGTGTCCGAAGCTGGGGACCGTGCTGGCCAACGACGAGGTGCACGACGGACTTTCGGTCCGCGGCGGCTATCCGGTCGAGCAGAAGCGCATGAAGCAGTGGCTTCTGCGCGTGACGGCCTACGCCCAACGGATGCTCGACGGACTGGACAAACTCGAATGGAGCGACTCGCTCAAGGAGATCCAGCGCAACTGGATCGGACGTTCCGAGGGCGCCCAGGTCTTCTTCGACATCGAGGATTCGGCGAAGAAACTCGAAATCTTCACCACCCGTCCCGACACGATCTTCGGCGTGACGTTCATGGTCATCGCCCCCGAACACGAGTGGGTCGGCGAGCTGACGACGCCCGAGAACAAGGCCGCCGTCGAGGAGTACATCCACCAGACCCGCAAGCGTTCGGAACGCGAGCGCATCGCCGACACGAAGCGCGTAAGCGGCGTGGCGACAGGCTCGTACGCCATCAATCCCTTCACGAAAAAAGCCATTCCGATCTATATCTCCGACTACGTGCTGGCGGGCTACGGAACGGGCGCCATCATGGCCGTTCCGGCGCACGACTCGCGCGACTGGGCCTTTGCCCGCCACTTCGGGCTGAAGGTCGTTCCGGTGGTCGAGGGCGGCGACATCGAGAAGGAGTCGTACGACGCCAAGTCGGGCAAACTGATCAACTCGGATTTCCTCGACGGGATGGATGTAAAGGAGGCGATTCGGGTGATGTTCGCCGAAGTCGAGCGGCGCGGACTGGGCAAGAAGCTCGTCAACTACCGCCTGCGCGACGCCATCTTCTCGCGCCAGCGCTACTGGGGCGAGCCCTTCCCGATCTACTACAAGGACGACACGGCCTACCCGCTGTCGGAAGACAAACTGCCGCTGGAGCTGCCGCCGATCGAGAATTTCGGCCCCACGGAACAGGGCGAACCGCCGCTGGCCCGCGTGAAAGGCTGGGCGACGCCCGAGGGGTATCCCTACGAATACTCGACGATGCCCGGATTCGCCGGCTCGTCGGCCTACTACCTCCGCTACATGGACCCGCACAACGACAAGGCGCTCGTGAGCCGCGAAGCCGACGAGTACTGGCGCAACGTGGACCTCTACGTGGGCGGCATCGAACACGCCACGGGACACCTGATGTACTCGCGCTTCTGGAACATGTTCCTCTACGATCTGGGAGTCGTGTGCGAGGAGGAGCCCTTCAAGAAACTCGTCAACCAGGGCATGATCCAGGGCCGTTCGAACTTCGTCTACCGCATCGTCGGTACGAACAAGTTCGTATCGCTGGGCCTCAAGGAGCAATACGACACGCAGGCGCTCTACGTCGATGTGAACATCGTCCGCAACGACATCCTCGACCTCGACGCCTTCCGCGCGTGGAGGCCCGAGTACAACGATGCGGAGTTCATCCTCGAAGACGGCAAATACGTCTGCGGCTGGGCCATCGAGAAGATGTCCAAGTCGTTCTACAACGTCGTGAACCCCGACTACATCGTCGACAACTACGGCGCCGATACGCTGCGCATGTACGAAATGTTCCTCGGCCCGCTGGAGCAGTCGAAGCCCTGGGACACGAACGGCATCGACGGCGTGCACAAGTTCCTGCGCCGCTTCTGGCGGCTCTTCTTCGACCGTGACGGCCAGCTGTGCGTCACCGACGAGAAAGCCACCGAAAAGGAGCTCCGCACCCTGCACAAGACCATAAAAAAGGTCTCGGAGGACATCGAGAACTTCTCGTTCAACACCTCCGTGGCGGCTTTCATGATCTGCCTCAACGAGCTGGGCGAGTGTTCGAAGCGCGAAGTGCTCGAACCGCTGACCGTACTGCTCGCTCCCTTCGCCCCGCACATCGCCGAGGAGCTGTGGGCCGCGCTCGGACACGCCGAATCGGTCTGCACGGCCGCTTACCCGACTTTCGACGAGAAGCACCTCGCGCTCGACGCCTTCGAATACCCCGTGTCGGTCAACGGCAAGCTCCGCTTCAAGAAGGAGTACGCCATGTCGATGACGCCCGCCGAGATCCAGGCCGCAGTCGTCGGGGAACCCGAAGCGCAAAAGTGGCTCGACGGCAAGACCCCGAAGAAGATCATCGTCGTGCCGGGCAAGATCATCAACATCGTAATCTGA
- the rplV gene encoding 50S ribosomal protein L22 encodes MGARKANMAEKMKAEKKQKAIAIMRDCPTSPRKMRLVADIIRGVEINKALGILRYSKKEASIRMEKLLKSAIANWEAKNESERLEDTKLCVKEVFVDCGRMLKRIQAAPQGRAHRIRKRSNHVTIVVDKMVTVENK; translated from the coding sequence ATGGGTGCAAGAAAAGCAAATATGGCCGAGAAAATGAAGGCCGAAAAGAAGCAGAAGGCAATCGCCATCATGCGTGATTGCCCGACCTCTCCCCGTAAGATGCGCCTGGTGGCCGACATCATCCGCGGCGTGGAGATCAACAAGGCACTGGGCATCCTTCGTTACTCGAAGAAGGAGGCGTCGATCCGTATGGAGAAGCTCCTCAAGTCGGCGATCGCCAACTGGGAGGCCAAGAACGAGTCGGAGCGTCTGGAAGACACGAAGCTCTGCGTGAAAGAGGTGTTCGTAGACTGCGGCCGCATGCTGAAGCGTATTCAGGCTGCGCCCCAGGGCCGGGCACACCGTATCCGCAAGCGTTCGAACCACGTAACGATCGTAGTTGACAAAATGGTAACCGTAGAAAACAAGTAA
- the rplP gene encoding 50S ribosomal protein L16, with product MLQPKKTKFRRMQKGRMKGIAQRGNQLAYGSFAIKALESTWITGRQIEAARQAITRYMKREGQLWIRIFPDKPITKKPAEVRMGKGKGNPEGFVAPVTPGRILFEAEGVPLEVAQEALRLGAQKLPITTKFIVRRDYVETTI from the coding sequence ATGTTACAGCCGAAAAAGACCAAATTTAGAAGAATGCAGAAAGGCCGTATGAAAGGTATCGCTCAGAGAGGAAACCAGCTTGCATACGGATCGTTCGCAATCAAGGCACTTGAATCGACCTGGATCACGGGTCGTCAGATAGAGGCGGCCCGTCAGGCCATTACGCGTTACATGAAGCGTGAAGGTCAGCTGTGGATTCGCATCTTCCCCGACAAACCCATCACGAAGAAGCCCGCCGAGGTACGTATGGGTAAGGGTAAGGGTAATCCCGAAGGCTTCGTGGCGCCCGTTACTCCCGGACGCATCCTCTTCGAGGCCGAAGGCGTGCCCCTGGAAGTGGCTCAGGAGGCCCTGCGCCTGGGAGCCCAGAAGCTGCCCATCACCACCAAGTTTATCGTAAGACGCGACTACGTCGAAACCACAATTTAA
- the rpsG gene encoding 30S ribosomal protein S7: MRKAKPKKRILLPDPKFGDVAVTRFVNNLMLDGKKSIAYTIFYDALDIVGKKMKDADKSPLEIWKQALENITPQVEVKSKRIGGATFQVPMEVRPERKISISMKNLVLYSRKRAGKTMADKLSAEILDAFNQQGAAFKRKEEMHRMAEANKAFAHFRF; the protein is encoded by the coding sequence ATGAGAAAAGCTAAGCCAAAGAAGCGAATTCTACTTCCGGATCCGAAGTTCGGAGACGTGGCTGTGACCCGTTTCGTGAACAACCTTATGCTGGATGGTAAGAAGAGTATTGCCTACACGATTTTCTACGATGCGTTGGATATCGTCGGCAAGAAGATGAAGGATGCTGATAAATCTCCCCTGGAAATCTGGAAACAGGCCCTGGAGAACATCACACCCCAAGTCGAAGTGAAATCGAAGCGTATCGGCGGTGCGACGTTCCAGGTTCCTATGGAGGTTCGTCCGGAGCGCAAGATTTCTATTTCCATGAAAAACCTTGTCCTCTATTCCCGCAAGCGCGCCGGCAAGACGATGGCAGACAAGCTTTCGGCAGAGATACTGGATGCCTTCAACCAGCAGGGTGCCGCCTTCAAACGCAAGGAGGAGATGCACCGCATGGCCGAGGCAAACAAGGCATTCGCACACTTCAGATTCTAA
- the rpsL gene encoding 30S ribosomal protein S12, translating into MPTIQQLVRNGRVTLEDKSKSPALAACPQRRGVCTRVYTTTPKKPNSAMRKVARVRLTNGKEVNAYIPGEGHNLQEHSIVLVRGGRVKDLPGVRYHLVRGALDSAGVDGRRQRRSKYGAKRPKAGK; encoded by the coding sequence ATGCCAACTATTCAACAGTTAGTGAGAAACGGCCGCGTGACGCTGGAGGACAAGTCGAAGTCTCCCGCACTGGCCGCGTGTCCGCAGCGCCGGGGCGTATGTACGCGTGTGTACACCACGACCCCGAAAAAGCCGAACTCGGCCATGCGTAAGGTGGCGCGTGTGAGATTGACCAACGGCAAGGAGGTCAACGCCTACATCCCCGGAGAAGGCCACAACTTGCAGGAGCACTCCATCGTGCTCGTCCGCGGCGGTCGTGTGAAGGACCTCCCCGGTGTACGTTATCACCTGGTGCGCGGTGCGCTCGACTCGGCAGGCGTCGATGGGCGTCGTCAGCGTCGTTCGAAGTACGGTGCCAAACGCCCCAAGGCAGGCAAGTAG
- the fusA gene encoding elongation factor G: MATRDLKYTRNIGIMAHIDAGKTTTSERILFYTGKTHKIGEVHDGGATMDWMVQEQERGITITSAATTAFWNYKGNQYQINLIDTPGHVDFTVEVERSLRVLDGAIATFCAVGGVEPQSETVWRQADKYNVPRLGYVNKMDRTGADFLSVCAQIKEHFGATALPVVLPIGAEDKFEGLVDLIYNNAIYYYDDKTVRDNFELKEIPESMKAEAAEWRAKLIEEVASTDDALMEKFFEDPDSITADELLAAIRKATISMQIVPMLCGSSFHNKGVQKLLDYVMAFLPSPLDLPPVKGLNPKTEQEEVRHASEDEPFCGLAFKIATDPFVGRLAFVRVYSGKLDAGSYVLDSRSGKRERISRIYQMHANKQNPMETVGAGDICAAVGFKEIRTGDTLCAENAPIMLEQMTFPEPVIGLAVEPKTQKDLDKLGIALGKLAEEDPTFTVHTDEDSGQTVISGMGELHLDIIVDRLRREFGVEINQGAPQVNYKESLTKTVQHREVFKKQTGGRGKFADIIFEIGPAEDGKMGLTFVDQVKGGNIPKEFIPSVQKGFESAMANGALAGYPMDSMKITLIDGSFHPVDSDQLSFEIAARNGYRNAAPKAGSVILEPVMSVEVVTPEENMGDIIGDLNKRRGQITGMETKGTARVVKAKVPLSEMFGYVTVLRTISSGRATSSMEFSHFEEVPANLAKEIIEKSSGKRKEIE; this comes from the coding sequence ATGGCAACCAGAGACTTAAAGTATACTCGCAACATCGGCATCATGGCCCACATCGACGCCGGTAAGACCACTACATCCGAGCGAATCCTTTTCTACACGGGCAAGACCCACAAGATCGGCGAGGTGCACGACGGCGGCGCCACGATGGACTGGATGGTTCAGGAGCAGGAGCGCGGCATCACGATCACCTCGGCCGCTACGACCGCATTCTGGAACTACAAGGGCAACCAGTACCAGATCAACCTGATCGACACCCCGGGACACGTTGACTTCACGGTCGAGGTGGAGCGTTCGCTGCGCGTGCTGGACGGCGCTATCGCCACGTTCTGCGCCGTGGGCGGCGTCGAGCCCCAGTCGGAGACGGTATGGCGTCAGGCCGACAAATACAACGTTCCCCGCCTCGGTTACGTCAACAAGATGGACCGCACGGGCGCCGACTTCCTGTCGGTGTGCGCACAGATCAAGGAGCACTTCGGGGCTACGGCTCTGCCGGTAGTCCTGCCCATCGGTGCCGAGGACAAGTTCGAAGGTCTGGTAGACCTTATATATAATAATGCTATCTATTACTACGACGACAAGACCGTCCGCGACAACTTCGAGTTGAAGGAGATTCCCGAGTCGATGAAGGCCGAGGCTGCCGAATGGCGCGCCAAGCTCATCGAGGAGGTGGCCTCCACCGACGATGCGCTGATGGAGAAGTTCTTCGAGGACCCCGATTCGATCACGGCCGACGAGCTGCTCGCCGCAATCCGCAAGGCCACGATCTCGATGCAGATCGTGCCGATGCTCTGCGGTTCGTCCTTCCACAACAAGGGCGTGCAGAAGCTGCTCGACTACGTGATGGCATTCCTCCCCTCGCCGCTGGATCTGCCCCCCGTCAAGGGCCTGAACCCCAAGACCGAGCAGGAAGAGGTGCGCCACGCTTCGGAGGACGAGCCCTTCTGCGGACTGGCCTTCAAGATCGCTACCGACCCGTTCGTAGGCCGTCTGGCTTTCGTGCGCGTCTACTCGGGCAAACTCGATGCAGGTTCCTACGTCCTCGATTCGCGCAGCGGCAAACGCGAGCGTATCAGCCGTATCTACCAGATGCACGCCAACAAGCAGAACCCGATGGAGACCGTCGGCGCCGGCGACATCTGCGCAGCCGTAGGTTTCAAGGAGATCCGCACGGGCGACACGCTCTGCGCCGAGAACGCACCTATCATGCTGGAGCAGATGACCTTCCCCGAGCCGGTGATCGGTCTGGCCGTAGAGCCCAAGACCCAGAAGGACCTCGACAAGCTCGGTATCGCCCTGGGCAAGCTGGCTGAGGAGGACCCTACCTTCACGGTTCACACCGACGAGGATTCGGGTCAGACGGTTATCAGCGGTATGGGTGAGCTCCACCTCGACATCATCGTAGACCGTCTGCGCCGCGAGTTCGGCGTGGAGATCAACCAGGGTGCCCCGCAGGTGAACTACAAGGAGTCGCTCACCAAGACGGTTCAGCACCGCGAGGTCTTCAAGAAGCAGACCGGCGGCCGCGGTAAGTTCGCCGACATCATCTTCGAGATCGGTCCCGCCGAGGACGGCAAGATGGGCCTTACGTTCGTCGATCAGGTGAAGGGCGGCAACATTCCCAAGGAGTTCATTCCTTCGGTTCAGAAGGGCTTCGAGTCGGCTATGGCCAACGGTGCGCTGGCCGGTTATCCGATGGACTCGATGAAGATCACGCTGATCGACGGTTCGTTCCACCCGGTGGACTCCGACCAGCTGTCGTTCGAGATCGCAGCCCGCAACGGTTACCGCAACGCCGCTCCCAAGGCCGGTTCGGTGATCCTGGAACCCGTGATGTCCGTGGAGGTCGTTACCCCCGAGGAGAACATGGGCGACATCATCGGCGACCTGAACAAGCGCCGCGGCCAGATCACCGGCATGGAGACGAAAGGCACCGCCCGCGTGGTGAAGGCCAAGGTTCCCCTGTCGGAGATGTTCGGTTATGTGACCGTGCTGCGTACGATCTCGTCGGGCCGCGCCACTTCGTCCATGGAGTTCTCGCACTTCGAGGAGGTTCCTGCCAACCTGGCCAAGGAGATCATCGAGAAGTCGAGTGGTAAACGTAAGGAAATAGAATAA
- the rplB gene encoding 50S ribosomal protein L2, which yields MAVRKFKPVTAGTRHKIIGTFDEITTNKPEKSLLSPKKSSGGRNNAGKMTVRYIGGGHKQMYRNVDFKRTKDGIAATVKSIEYDPNRTARIALLVYADGEKSYIIAPNGLQVGQTVMSGAGVAPEVGNTLFLSEIPLGTVVHNIELYPGQGAAMARSAGSYAQLLAREGKFAIIKLPSGETRMVLVTCRATVGVVSNVDHSLEQSGKAGRERWLGRRPRNRGVVMNPVDHPMGGGEGRASGGHPRSRKGLLAKGYKTRNPKKTTSKFIISKKKK from the coding sequence ATGGCAGTAAGAAAATTTAAACCTGTAACCGCAGGTACGAGACATAAGATTATCGGCACGTTCGACGAAATCACGACGAACAAGCCGGAGAAGTCGCTGCTGAGCCCCAAGAAGAGCTCGGGCGGCCGCAACAACGCCGGTAAGATGACGGTTCGCTATATCGGCGGCGGTCACAAGCAGATGTATCGTAATGTCGACTTCAAACGCACGAAGGACGGCATCGCTGCAACCGTAAAATCGATCGAGTACGACCCCAATCGTACCGCCCGCATCGCCCTGCTGGTTTACGCCGACGGTGAGAAAAGCTACATCATCGCACCCAACGGACTCCAGGTCGGCCAGACCGTCATGAGCGGCGCAGGCGTCGCTCCCGAGGTCGGAAACACGCTCTTCCTGAGCGAGATCCCCCTGGGTACGGTCGTGCACAACATTGAACTCTACCCCGGTCAGGGTGCCGCTATGGCGCGTTCGGCCGGTTCCTACGCCCAGCTGCTGGCTCGTGAGGGCAAATTCGCCATCATCAAGCTGCCTTCGGGCGAGACTCGTATGGTACTCGTAACTTGCCGCGCTACGGTGGGTGTCGTGTCGAACGTCGACCACAGCCTCGAGCAGTCCGGCAAGGCAGGACGCGAGCGTTGGCTCGGCCGTCGTCCCCGCAACCGCGGTGTCGTCATGAACCCGGTGGATCACCCGATGGGTGGTGGCGAAGGACGTGCGTCGGGTGGTCACCCGCGTTCGCGCAAGGGTCTGCTTGCCAAGGGTTATAAGACTCGTAACCCGAAGAAGACGACCTCGAAGTTTATTATTTCCAAGAAGAAAAAATAA